A DNA window from Theobroma cacao cultivar B97-61/B2 chromosome 5, Criollo_cocoa_genome_V2, whole genome shotgun sequence contains the following coding sequences:
- the LOC18598388 gene encoding protein YLS9 translates to MSSHSEDHQNKRDQPNHHSSPSSDTNNNHQPAAPPPSQPPPPPQPPNNQSPAHGYPPAMRFPPQMVYTHGGPYPAYPPPPHGCNQYPYAQLPPGAPYYNQGYASPQNDRCSGFARGIIAAMFVLIVLTCLSSLITWVVLRPEIPVVHVDNMSVSNFNTSTPFMATWDTNLTLENPNHKLRLYLDKIVGAMFYDDEDSLGSSWLNPIFMETKTKTTMNAIISTNGSAQNAVPIWLTQEMSKDRATGSLTFALRIRIWATFKTGSWWTRSLVIRVLCDDLKVNFVGASGNGALAPGKRDNCDVYA, encoded by the coding sequence atgtcTTCTCATTCCGAAGACCATCAAAACAAACGAGATCAACCAAATCATCATTCATCTCCATCCTCAGACACAAATAATAATCACCAACCAGCGGCACCACCACCATCACAACCTCCACCGCCACCACAACCACCCAACAACCAATCTCCGGCACACGGTTATCCGCCGGCGATGCGTTTCCCTCCGCAAATGGTGTATACCCATGGCGGGCCATACCCCGCCTACCCTCCCCCTCCTCATGGTTGTAACCAATACCCTTACGCACAACTCCCACCAGGTGCCCCTTATTACAATCAGGGTTATGCATCTCCCCAGAATGATCGATGTTCAGGATTCGCTCGTGGAATTATTGCAGCTATGTTTGTTTTGATTGTTCTTACCTGCCTCTCAAGCCTAATCACCTGGGTCGTTTTACGTCCGGAAATACCAGTTGTTCACGTAGATAACATGTCTGTCTCCAATTTTAATACCTCGACTCCTTTCATGGCAACATGGGATACAAATCTCACACTAGAAAACCCAAATCATAAGTTAAGACTTTACTTGGATAAAATCGTGGGTGCCATGTTTTACGACGATGAAGATTCCTTGGGTTCTTCTTGGCTTAACCCTATTTTCATGGAGACGAAGACCAAAACCACGATGAATGCTATCATTTCCACCAATGGTTCAGCTCAAAACGCGGTGCCGATTTGGTTAACCCAAGAAATGAGCAAGGATCGAGCCACGGGATCCCTGACTTTTGCCTTGAGGATTCGTATATGGGCGACGTTTAAAACTGGCTCCTGGTGGACTAGAAGTTTGGTGATTAGAGTTTTATGTGACGATTTGAAGGTTAATTTCGTGGGTGCTTCAGGAAATGGGGCTTTGGCACCTGGAAAACGTGACAATTGTGATGTTTATGCGTGA